Proteins co-encoded in one Quercus robur chromosome 8, dhQueRobu3.1, whole genome shotgun sequence genomic window:
- the LOC126695630 gene encoding chalcone synthase-like has product MTVEKSKIKKRNLHLTEEFLKKSSSICAYDVPSLDARQDIKIMETPKLGAEAARKAIEEWGQPKSKITHLIFYTTSGVDMPGADYQLVKLLGLGSSVKRVMLYHLGCYAGGTILRIAKDLAENNVGARVLAVCSEMTVDSFRGPSDSDMSCLVGQAIFGDDAAALIIGANPDTLLVERPLFELVSAAQTIVPNSEGALEARLREVGFTYYISKDVPTLVSNNIENCLVEAFSELGISDWNSLFWIVHSGGPAILKEIEAKVGLNKEKLRASWHMLSEYGNMLGTSMFFILDVMRRKSLEEGKSTTGEGLEWGVLFGFGPGVTVETIVLRSVPIITTSP; this is encoded by the coding sequence ATGACAGTTGAGAAATCGAAAATAAAGAAACGTAATTTACATCTCACTGAAGAATTTCTCAAAAAGAGTTCAAGCATATGTGCTTACGATGTTCCATCACTGGATGCACGTCAAGACATTAAAATCATGGAGACACCAAAGCTTGGTGCAGAAGCAGCAAGAAAAGCTATTGAAGAGTGGGGGCAACCTAAATCCAAGATCACACATCTCATATTCTATACAACTTCAGGTGTGGATATGCCTGGTGCAGACTATCAACTTGTTAAACTCCTTGGCCTTGGATCATCTGTAAAGAGAGTCATGTTATATCACCTAGGCTGCTATGCCGGTGGGACAATCCTCCGCATTGCCAAAGATTTGGCCGAGAACAATGTCGGTGCACGAGTCTTAGCTGTTTGCTCAGAGATGACTGTGGATAGTTTTCGTGGGCCTTCAGATTCTGACATGTCTTGTTTAGTAGGGCAAGCAATTTTTGGTGATGATGCAGCAGCACTGATTATTGGTGCCAATCCTGATACATTGTTGGTGGAACGACCATTGTTCGAACTCGTGTCTGCAGCACAAACCATTGTACCTAATTCAGAGGGTGCACTTGAAGCCCGTCTACGTGAAGTAGGTTTCACTTATTACATATCAAAAGACGTGCCTACATTAGTTTCCAACAACATTGAGAATTGCTTGGTTGAAGCATTTAGTGAACTTGGTATCAGCGATTGGAACTCATTGTTTTGGATAGTTCATTCCGGTGGCCCTGCGATTCTCAAGGAGATTGAAGCAAAAGTTGGGCTGAACAAGGAGAAACTCAGAGCAAGTTGGCATATGCTTAGCGAGTATGGTAACATGTTAGGCACGAGCATGTTTTTCATTCTTGACGTGATGAGGAGGAAATCCTTAGAGGAAGGAAAGTCCACCACAGGTGAAGGACTTGAGTGGGGAGTTCTCTTTGGGTTCGGGCCAGGTGTAACGGTTGAGACAATTGTATTGCGTAGTGTCCCCATAATTACTACTTCTCCATGA